The Leptospira terpstrae serovar Hualin str. LT 11-33 = ATCC 700639 nucleotide sequence ATTCAAAACCAAAATTCGCTACCAGATCGGAAAACCTATCCTACCTTCTGAATTTCCCACGGGACCTGAGAAAAAAGCGGCCAAAGAGCTGACAGAAATTCTGGAAAATCGGGTGCGGGAGCTAATGAAACAGGCGGAATCCATACTTTAGTCTCGACCTTTCGGAAAAAATATGGCATAGTTTCAAAAGCTATGTCATTCCCGTCACATTTTACAATTGAATCTCCACCAATCATTCTAGAACGTTGTTCTCTATGACGACCGAAATCCTTGCCTACACTCCCCAAAACAAAATTCGCTTTGTGACGGCGGCCTCTCTCTTTGATGGCCACGATGCTTCGATCAATATTATGCGAAGGATTTTGCAACAGAGTGGGGTGGAAGTGATCCACTTGGGACACAACCGGAGTGTTCAAGAAATTGTCCAGTGTGCCATCCAAGAAGACGTGCAAGGAATTGCTATCACCAGTTATCAAGGTGGGCATGTGGAATACTTTCAATACATGATTGACCTTTTACAAAAGGAAGGGGCGGGTCATATACGCGTGTTTGGTGGTGGTGGTGGAACCATTTTGCCTTCAGAAATTGAAATCCTTCATAAATATGGTGTGGCTCATATTTATTCGCCTGATGAAGGAAGGACTCTCGGCCTGCAAGGCATGATCAATGATGTGGTCAAAAAATCCGATTTTCCTACACCACTATCATTTAACGGAGATTTGGCGTCCCAAATCCAAAAGAAAAATTATTTAGCACTCGGGCAGGCCATCACACAGATGGAATTTTCTCTCCTGCAAGAAAAAACAAACTACTCCATAAATTTAGAATTTCCCTCACCAAAAAAAACCATTCCTGTTCTAGGAATTACCGGAACAGGTGGTGCAGGTAAATCTTCTTTGACAGATGAACTGGTTCGTCGTTATCTGCATGACTTTCCAGACCAAACGATCGCTATTTTATCAGTAGATCCATCCAAACGAAAAACAGGTGGGGCACTCTTGGGTGACCGGATTCGTATGAATTCGATTTTTAATGAAAAAGTGTATATGAGATCCTTTGCGACAAGAGAAGCAAACATTGCCCTCAATCGCAGTGTCAAAGGTGCGATTCAAATTTTAAAGTCGGCAGGTTATGACCTCATTATAGTGGAAACAGCAGGGATTGGACAAAGTGATTCAGAAATTACCGAAGTCGCCGATGTTTCGTTATACGTTATGACACCAGAATATGGTGCAGCCACTCAGTTAGAAAAAATCGATATGATCGATTATGCGGATGTAATTTCCATCAACAAATTTGATAAACGAGGAGCTCTCGATGCTCTCCGCGATGTGAAAAAACAATACCAACGTTCTCGTAATTTATTCAACGATCCGATTGATGTGATGCCAGTATATGGAACCATCGCATCTCAGTTCCAGGATGCCGGGACAGATGAACTCTATGCACATTTGATTGGTGTTGTAATCACAAAATGCCAATTGGATTGGAAATCAAAGTATTTAAAAAACCAAATAGGAAGAGAAGCATCAGTAGTCCTTCCTCCAGACCGTGTTCGGTATTTGACAGAAATCAAAGAAGAAATTGATCGTAATGCAGATTGGATTGCAAAAGAAGCGGAGACGGCAAGATCCGCCTATCAATTGAAAGGTGCGATATCCATTCTTTCTAAAAAAGGAAAACAAACTACAGAATTAGAATCCGAATACCAACTCTTGTGGGATTCCTTATCTGCGGATTCAAGAAACATTCTGGATACCTGGTTAGAAAAAATAGAATCCTTTCGTAAGGAACAGTATTCTTATTTTGTCCGTGGCAAAGAAATCAAAGTAGATAATTATACTGTTTCTTTAAGTCACTTAAAAATTCCAAAAATTGCCACACCCCGTTTTGTAGATTGGGGGGATATTTTACAATGGTCTTACCAAGAAAACTTTCCCGGATTTTTTCCCTATACAGCAGGTGTGTATCCGTACAAACGAAGTGGAGAAGATCCAACTCGAATGTTTGCTGGAGAAGGTGGGCCAGAAAGAACGAACCGTCGTTTCCATTATTTGAGTTCTGGAATGCCTGCAAAACGTTTGTCTACTGCATTCGACTCAGTTACGTTATACGGGGAAGATCCAGATATTCGGCCTGATATTTATGGCAAAATTGGAAACTCCGGTGTGAACGTAGCCACTCTCGATGATGCCAAAAAACTTTACTCTGGATTTGATCTTTGTGATCCATCCACTTCTGTATCGATGACGATCAATGGACCTGCGCCCATGGTTCTTGCCTTCTTTTTGAATGCAGCCATCGATCAGGCATGTGAAAAGTACATTCGAGCCGAAGGCAAAACTGATGAGATAAAAGCAAAAATCAAAAAAATATATGAATCCAAAGGACAATCGGTTCCAAGTTTTGATGGGCCTTTACCGGAAACTAACGATGGTTTGGGGCTACTTTTGCTAGGAGCGACTGGTGATGAAGTTTTACCATTGGAAGTTTATGCAAAACTAAAAAAGGATGCTCTATCGCAAGTACGCGGAACAGTACAAGCAGACATTCTAAAAGAAGACCAAGCCCAAAATACTTGTATTTTCTCCACAGAATTTGCTTTAAAAATGATGGGGGACATCCAACAACATTTCATTCAAAATGCCGTTCGAAATTTTTATTCGGTTTCGATTAGTGGGTATCATATTGCTGAGGCAGGTGCCAATCCTATCACCCAAGTTGCATTTACGCTCGCCAATGGGTTTACATATGTAGAATATTATTTAAGTCGAGGAATGGACATCAATGAGTTTGCTCCAAACCTTTCTTTCTTTTTTTCAAATGGAATCGATCCTGAATATTCTGTGATTGGTCGAGTAGCAAGAAGGATTTGGGCTAAAGCTATGAAGTTCAAATATCGTGCGAATGAACGTTCCCAAATGTTAAAATACCATATCCAAACTTCGGGTCGGTCACTCCACTCACAAGAAATTGATTTTAATGATATTAGAACCACACTACAGGCGTTATATGCAATTTATGACAATTGTAATTCACTACATACCAATGCATATGATGAGGCAATTACGACACCAACGGAAGAATCGGTTCGCCGTGCTGTTGCTATCCAACTGATCATCAATCGTGAGTTAGGTCTTGCTAAAAATGAAAATCCATTACAAGGTGCCTTTATCATTGAAGAACTTACGAACTTAGTGGAAGAGGCTATCTTAACGGAATTCAACCGATTGACGGAAAGGGGCGGAGTGCTTGGTGCGATGGAGAGAATGTACCAAAGGAATAAAATCCAAGAAGAATCCCTTCATTATGAAACTTTAAAACATACGGGTGAATATCCTATCATCGGTGTGAATACATTTTTAAACAGTAAGGGATCGCCCACTGTCATCCCAGGGGAAGTCATTCGTTCGACAGATGAGGAGAAACAACTACAAATTGGAAATTTAAAGGCGTTTCAAAAACGAAATGAAGTCAAAACAGATGATGCCATTACAAAATTAAAACAAGTGGCTCGTGCAAAAGAAAATATCTTTCACGAGTTACTGGAAACAGTGAAAGTGGCGTCCTTAGGGCAGATCTCTCATGCTTTGTATGAAGTGGGAGGTCAGTACCGCCGTAACATGTAAACAGAGGAAAGGGTAGTACGCTACCCTTGGTGACTTTATGATTTCTTGGGATTTGATCAAAAAACACAAACTTGGAATACCTTTACTTTGGGACATAACCATGGTCTTTGTAGTCCTTGGTAACTTGGCTCTCATTGTTTTTGATCTGAGTTATTTGAGCCTGCGGCCATTTTACTTTCACAAGTTTCCAGAAATTTTAGAGTTGTACGACAAACCAATCCTCGGGATTGAAGCTCATCGAACTACAACGGCTTACACTGATTTGGTGGACGATTTAAAATATCTCACACAACTGCGAGATGATAGTTTTAGAGAAAACCAAAGAAAAATCACAAGAGAAGATATTTATAAAATTCTCACTTCTTTAAAATCCCAAGTATCAAATGAAAAATTTGATTCTTTATATGCAAACTTTGAATCAGCGTTACAAATCGAAGATGTTCAACTTCGTAGAAAAAAAGTAGAAGAAACCTTAGTCCAACTGAATGATTTTTTTAGTGTTTTGGAAGAGACAGATGAAATCACAACTCTCAGTGAATTATCTGAAAAATATGCTTTTATCAATCGCTTAAGTGTTGAGTCAAACGAGTCAAAAGAAATTACCTCCATCTTACAAAGGATGGACAAACGGATGTTAGAGATCGTGGAATCAAATCCTTTTGCGATGTCAGGGCAAACTCACTTTTTATCTGAAATTCAAACAAGTATTAAAACGGAATACCAAACACATAAAACAAAAGCCCGTGATATCAAACTTAGACAAGAATTGGATCCGGTGTTAAATCGAGATCGAATTCCTTCGACAGTGGTTGCTTTTGCTTGGTTTTGGCGGGACCAGAATCGCTCTCTAGAACAAAAAATTGATTTTTTTAATTCACACTTTAAAGAGTATTTTGCACTAAATTATTATAGGGCAATATCTTCGGATGGAAGTCCAGTAAATCACTATTTGTTGTTAGATGCCCCGTTTCTCTTTTTCTTTTTGGCAGAATTTATCATTAGTTGGCTCATTGCAATTCGCAATAAAACCTATATCGCTTGGTTTTTGTATCCCATTTACCATTGGTATGATGTTTTAGGACTCATTCCTTTAGTAGAATTTAGATTTTTTCGATTGGTGCGTGTATATAAAATTTATTTAATGTTACAGACCAATCAATTCACTCGCATTTTAGGAAATGATTTGATTAGTAAAACTTTAAGGTATTATTCTAATATCATTAAAGAAGAAATCTCTGACATTGTCACAATCCAAATTCTCACAGAAACACAAAACGAAGTAAAGTCGGGAAACTCACTAGACCAACTGGTGAATGCGATTGATCAAAACAGAGATGAATTAAAAAAAGTAGCTATTAAAAATATAGCTAAATCGGCACAAAACCCCAACTTACAGGCATTAATTCAAAACTTGGTAACTGAAGTCTCGGAACGTGTTTCTGCCAATATGAAACCCATTTCGCTTCTCCCCAAAGAGATGCAGGCAAATTTAACCAAACAAATTAGTTTAACAATTTATTCTGCTATCTCACAAGCGACAGTGGCGATGGCAACAGATCCATCGG carries:
- a CDS encoding methylmalonyl-CoA mutase family protein, which produces MTTEILAYTPQNKIRFVTAASLFDGHDASINIMRRILQQSGVEVIHLGHNRSVQEIVQCAIQEDVQGIAITSYQGGHVEYFQYMIDLLQKEGAGHIRVFGGGGGTILPSEIEILHKYGVAHIYSPDEGRTLGLQGMINDVVKKSDFPTPLSFNGDLASQIQKKNYLALGQAITQMEFSLLQEKTNYSINLEFPSPKKTIPVLGITGTGGAGKSSLTDELVRRYLHDFPDQTIAILSVDPSKRKTGGALLGDRIRMNSIFNEKVYMRSFATREANIALNRSVKGAIQILKSAGYDLIIVETAGIGQSDSEITEVADVSLYVMTPEYGAATQLEKIDMIDYADVISINKFDKRGALDALRDVKKQYQRSRNLFNDPIDVMPVYGTIASQFQDAGTDELYAHLIGVVITKCQLDWKSKYLKNQIGREASVVLPPDRVRYLTEIKEEIDRNADWIAKEAETARSAYQLKGAISILSKKGKQTTELESEYQLLWDSLSADSRNILDTWLEKIESFRKEQYSYFVRGKEIKVDNYTVSLSHLKIPKIATPRFVDWGDILQWSYQENFPGFFPYTAGVYPYKRSGEDPTRMFAGEGGPERTNRRFHYLSSGMPAKRLSTAFDSVTLYGEDPDIRPDIYGKIGNSGVNVATLDDAKKLYSGFDLCDPSTSVSMTINGPAPMVLAFFLNAAIDQACEKYIRAEGKTDEIKAKIKKIYESKGQSVPSFDGPLPETNDGLGLLLLGATGDEVLPLEVYAKLKKDALSQVRGTVQADILKEDQAQNTCIFSTEFALKMMGDIQQHFIQNAVRNFYSVSISGYHIAEAGANPITQVAFTLANGFTYVEYYLSRGMDINEFAPNLSFFFSNGIDPEYSVIGRVARRIWAKAMKFKYRANERSQMLKYHIQTSGRSLHSQEIDFNDIRTTLQALYAIYDNCNSLHTNAYDEAITTPTEESVRRAVAIQLIINRELGLAKNENPLQGAFIIEELTNLVEEAILTEFNRLTERGGVLGAMERMYQRNKIQEESLHYETLKHTGEYPIIGVNTFLNSKGSPTVIPGEVIRSTDEEKQLQIGNLKAFQKRNEVKTDDAITKLKQVARAKENIFHELLETVKVASLGQISHALYEVGGQYRRNM